ATGTTAATGTATTCAATCTTCGTTACAAGAGCAAGAGATGATATACAAAAACTGAAATTGTTTCCACATGAGTAAATTTGGACGAATtagattatatattttatattcacaTGGATGGATattgtgataacactacaataAATTCCCTCTTAATGTATAAAAGAAATCTTCATATCTAAAATGGAGATCTTAAGGCTAACAAGAGGAatgctatgtacatgtaatacgctttttttttgtttgaggACTTTTTACCGTGATGATGAGATATGCAGCATATCCACTAttacttaaaaaacaaacatactaaattcagttttattaaaatacaaactCGTTTCAATTAATAGTTTATTCAATAAAAGAAACAATGCATTCACTTTTCGTTTTCAGTACAATAGTGTTCTATTTTACGTCCAAGCtctgttttgttaatttttttcctttatttcacaattttagatTTATAAAAGCTCTAAATTCTTTTGTTGTCAATTTTCTTTTGGGTACTTTTACAGAGAAAAAATACTAGTAATTGTTTTTGGCATCAAATTTATTAatgagtttaaaataaaaaaaaaatgatgcaaaaTATAGTTATTTAGTATTTACAAATGTCAAAAAGGGTTACATTGTCTtggtttttgtaaaataaaatattttttgaaaataaatcattatttgttGACATTCTTTATATATTCGAATAAATCCTATGAAAAAGATGTCATATATATAAAGGACAAATATCCATATAATGCTCTTATATATAGGAATAAAATGTTTGCATGTAATATATTTCcctatattttatcatttgatcAAGCATAAATCTTTGAATCATTGATAAAAATCCAAAGTGGGTGCTTCTCAGATCGTGTAACCTTAAATGACACATTTGATGATGATAATGAAGGAAAGCAAAATTTATTACACACTTCCAAGGACCTTTTCTATTTTCTTATTGGCCCTCTTGGCATTTTATTGATGTAAAATGAGGGTTGATATTTTCACTGTTAGCTCATGATCAATAAACATGGCGAAATCAAGGTAACACAACGTTTGTCACGATGATGCCCCCACCTACTGATGTAGAGTGTTCTCTGTAAACGTGTTGAGCTAGAAATCCAAACTGCTGTATTCCAGGCTTTTAAAACACATCCCTGTGAAACAGGTTGGTTCCTATCATGTTTCCGTCTTCTTGAACCTGTCCAGGACGCCTTTAGACTTGGAGACTGCTGTGGAAGACTCTTTCCTGCCCTGGGCGCCCTCTTGGAGCTTGTCCTTGACCAGTTCCTTCACTGTCTGTCTTCGTCCTTCTTCTATCACGCCTCTCTTCCTCTGCTCCTTCTTTCTGCCACTGCCCTTACCTTTCATTTTGTGTTTCGGTTCGTACGATATTGACATTGGCTTTTTGAACTGTAGATAAAAAGGAAATCAGTCAGGAAACAATTGACACTAGATACTACATTATACTACAATATACTTGGATGAAGatcagattttttaaatgtattccCTTTTTAAAATCGCAATAATGTTAATAATGTTAATATATCtatgtgtatattttaaaaacattagcTTTCTATGATTTGTAAACTGGCATAGGGAACTACTGTTAAAGGGTTATTTTTgctctatgattttttttgtcttcgctcttttacacttgcaaatgaTTTTGACAAAAGATAGCCTTACAGAAATGAGCTTGTTTAGGCTTGTAGAGGCTTCAATACCATCAAAACTTTCTATGTATTTTTGTTGTTCCTTGAGCTTATAAAAGTTATCTGACTGGCTATtggaaattttgcttttgcattATTTCATTTTGGCATAAAGtagttaattaaataaaaaaaattgaaattttacaatttaaccGATAGGCCTTTGCACTATCTTATTCACAAATTTTCATAGCCAAAATATAGCACCCTACAGTCTGTCCCAAGTTCTTGTTtactaaaaatacacatatctgtgaaaaaaatacaattgggaagggaaaatattcaagatatcttcatttacacattatcatttttcctcTGGAAATTCATGTCATACTGAGATTTATACTGggaaatgtgaatattttttcttctttcagaGGTCACTTGGAATACTTCGCACAACTTTCAACGTTATTTGTCTGTTGTAAtgcaaaatcatttattttcagcCATGCATTGAAACCTGATttagagggggcatttcaaagaagaaattttgaaattttttatacttctgaataaacatcttttaatctctgaggtacatgtatttatatatgggAAGCAAGGATATCCTGGAACAGAGAATAGGAAGCTATTTGGTTTATTAGTTACAAACACTTAGAAAGAAACAGGCagaaaataaaatggaacaGACTGATAGACAGACAGGAAGAAGGAAAGAAAGATGTCTTGTAGTTCCCTGATGAAATGAGTAGAAAACTAATGAAATCTTACATGGGTAGTTAAAGAAAAAACTAtacttaaaaaacaataaaaaacattcttaaaaaTCTGGTAATTCATTAGTTTCTGTGTTTTTAGGTACCCTTTAAAATACGACACAGTACTCacatgtattttgttgttttcttcCACTCTCTCAACAAAACTCTTCATGTCCACCTTGCCAATCATTTTCGAGTCAAGATGAATCATCTCCACCGGGATCTAAAGGACAAATTTTTGGGGGTTTACAAATCTACAGATGCACACTTACTGCAAATGTAACTTTATAAACACTTTTAAACTCATGTGAGATTTTTAAAGTTGCATGAAATCATGAACATATCTGTCATTTGCATTTAGAAAAtaatacccttttccatattaCACCCTGTATCAGCCCAAGACACCAATATCAGCCAGAAGGCTGACGGACTGAGGGCTAATATTGGTCAAGGGCTGATACATAGGTAATATGGAAAATGGTATgtattatcatatttattacatacttataGTATTAACTTATCTAATACATTTGTATGCCTAAATTCAATGAAGACATTATAACATGTGAATTATGACCTTTTGTATGTATGAATCATTGCCTTAAATTTCTACCTAATCCTGAAGTGGAAAAAATCGGAGGAGTTCCGTAAGGGGGTGCGATTTCATGATAATGATTTTAACTGCAAAGGTTTACTTTCAATCTTTCATAAAGTAAAAGAGTAACACACTAACACATTCACAAAGCAGATAATAAATCTTTGGGATTTTGCGGGAGCCTGAGGTAATGACTTTAACTGACCTTGTCCAACAACATCTGAACCTCGGCCTCCCTCCTCTGTTTCTTCGTCTGGTACGGGTTAGACTCCATGGCATCAAAATTTGCCTCTCCAGCACCTACAAAAGCCAGATGACTCAGATCACATCAAGATTCTCCCAGCAAAACAAAGATCTGTATAGAGTTCTCTACTTTTTCTGCAGGTAGTTATCAAatttaaagctgcatggtccAAATTTTACCTGGAATGATGAGACTGGTGAACCCGTCCCCATGCCCTACCCCCAGGACATCCTCATAGGGACAGAAGTGGAGGTTGTTGACCGTTGTCTTCAGTTTGTGGATCATATATGGTGAGGTCAGCTGCTGTCTACATGGGTCTTGGTAAACCTTACAGTCAAAAAGAAGTTTTATCTAAACAGAATGTTGTGAACTAAACGTGAAAAGAATTCTTCAGAATGATTGTGGGCATTTTTAGACTACTTTGATATATTCATCTCCTTGGGAAGAGGAGCTTCatataacaatataaaaatatattgaagatTCAAAGCAAAACTATATGGAATTtatctttactaaataatactTCATAGCTTATCAAATGATCAAATCTAAGTTTAATATAGTTCTGGAAAGAAATGTGTAACCCCTCAGCCTCTTTAATTTTGCCaatcataaaatcaaataaattaaaaatgcttcATTAATATTCCTCTTTTGATTTTGCATTTGTATGAAATTCACACTTCTGAAATCATATGCGTTTCCCTTCTAATGCTCTGTACAATACATGTTGTAACTTCTAGAAGAATTAGACACTCCAAACTCACATATACAAAAACATACACAAAGCCTGGTCTCTATACCTCCACGATGTTGCCCTTCCCCAGCCCCAGGGCACCTGTCTGACTGAACACCATGTGTCCTGCTCCACACCCAATCTGATAGGAGTGCACCATCTCAAATTTACGGATATCCCAAATCTTCATCTTCCTGTCCACTCCAGATGTGGCCATGTAACTGAAGCACAGGAAATTATATTTAACAAGAGAACACTCACTACTAAAAATAAAGGTGAAGGTTCAGATTTTGTATGCAAAACCAGTTTCAAATTCTGACACTAAGTGACATTTGATTTGAAGCCTTTCAATTATTTAGACAATAATTAAAGTTTCAATGTGCAAATAACTTGTCAAAATTTCCCATGTGCATGTCTTCATAGTTTAACATTTCATGGATTTAGAAAATTGCTACATTTGTTCTACTGCTCTAGAAATTAGGTAAAATATACAGAGATTTAATACAAATAATCATGTTTCTTCAATCCAATATTCAAGCCAAGGAGGATGTTTATCTTATATTGGCATTCACAGAAATGACTTGGCAGAATTTTTGTTTGACTGAGGGGGTACTTACTTTCCTGTGGGGTCAACAGCTACAGATCTGACCGCCGCCCCGTGACAAAGCATCTTGACCAGCGGTTCGTTCACATTCGGAGACCACATTGAAACACTTCCTGAAACCAAAAAATTTGTACGAATAAAGGAGGATATTTAATACATTAACAGATATTAATTTACTTTTCTATAAAAAAGATTTGTAAGTTGGGCAACAATCAGCAGGTTGTTTACATTATAGTCCTCTGGGTTCCCTTTTCCAGAATTTTCATCAAAAGTTTGAGGGCCAAATAACACATCTTTAGACTTAGTCCAAAGGACACAAAATGCGTCCATAACTGATGGTTTCCAGAGATACACCTTTAAAGGAAGCAATCCTTGCAGAATAAATCTACATTGTCTGCCTTCAACCCTTCACAAAGGTTATGGTTCTTCTTAAATGCTTATTACCTTCACAACACTATGAATCACAAAGCAATCCtctaattgtttaattttttaacaggTCAAATCTCTGCTGACTGAACCAACAGTTGTGTAGTCTTTAACAGATCTATAGCATTTTGGCGATTCCTACGCTGATGCACTTAGAACAAACCTGTGGGATGTCCCAGGCAAATGACGGCATTCTGGGGGTTCTGACACATGACGTCCAGACGCCCTAGTCCAGTGTTGTGACTCGCCACTTTCTGACCGACCGACACATCTAACCAGTATAGGTACCCGGTCGCATTCTGAGAGAAAGACAGGGGAATGAATGGCAAGCGAAACctgattttacattttgaattaagATGACTCTTTGAGCATAAactcaatttttgaaaaaagtacCGTATGTCATGATGTCATTCTTTTCTACATGTAGTTatcaaatttaatgaaattatttgacAACTTAATATGCATTTTAGAGATACTGAGCAAATGCAAGCAAATTTTCCATCAGACAGCAATACAGTCAAACCTTGTTATCTCAAAATAGATGGGACTggttaaaaacttcgagatatccaagtatttgaaatatcaagggtaaaatatttaaattttaagtgTTTTGGACttaaaatcactttgacatatccatggTATTCAAGATATTGGTGTTCGAGATACCGAGGTTCAATTGTATATGCTATGAGCAAAACCATTGACAAGAACATGTATACAGGCCAGAGTCGTATCTTACAGAACTGGCCAGCAGGAAATGATAGGGAAGGAACTCGAGTCTAAGTGCTTCGTTGGGCTGTTTCAGACAATGCAACTCTATGCCCTGGTTGTCATAGATATATGTCCACTGCTTCTGGGCCACAGCAAACATTGTCTCCTGGTGCAACCACCTGTAATTACAAAAGGTATATTGTAACCTCCCCAAGATGTCTAAAAactactgtagaagcagaaatattggTTGGGGACTTAATTTGGTTATTCTCGTTTGCAGTATTAATCAACGAAATTGAATCCATGATGAATTTTTAAGGTAAGCATTCATAAATACAGAgttgatatatgatatattttagaGACTAcaatatgacgaaattaaatccaaacaaaattttatttggattaaaaacaatgaaattttaacCCAACAAATATATGTACTTCCACAGTAATTCAAATTCAGATTTATATCGATTTAAGGATTGGCACTTATATATTACAGAATAGAAAGTAAAAGTATAtgataaataacttttaaagCTCTCTATTTgtttctatataattttttctatttaaatgtatgtatgtatgagAACAATGAAAGGTATACCTGATGTCTCTGACTGTCTCCATGACATTAATTTCACAGAGCAGACGCTTGGTCAGCCAATCCAAGGCCGCGACATGGCCTTTACTCCCTGctatcaataaatgttttccATTTCTGGTGTACTGGGCCTTGTATGGCCCAAACTGGGTCAATTCAAGGTTAAAGTGCTGTGGAAATAGAAACATTCAAAACTGTATACACAGAACTAGGTTCATATTGTTGCAATAAATCTAAAACCATAAATAGAAAAGAACAAAGAATACATcctgaaaatttattttctttcataaaattttaatattaacctgataaaaatctttttttttttaatctgaaccAACTCTTTAACCTTagagaaaattgaattttatttgattgcTTGGCAAATGTATAGTACATATATTAGACATCTGAGAGGTGGATACCTTTTGAGCTGTGGTTATGTCTGCGGCCTGGACGATGTCCGACTGAGTGACATTGGTTGTACTCTCTCCATCCTCTGGTATCATAAATCTGTgaggaaaagaaaaacaaaaatatcatcaCTCAATTCTTAGCTTAACACAGGTACCTGAAATTAACAACTGTGACAATTCAGTGACAATTCAGTGATTGAACATCTCatgaaaactttataaaaattattattatatgatatatccCACTCTAAGTTtaacaaatttgtttataatttaaagTTTTGGACAATTTACACTGTAAAAGAAAAGCTTTACACTTGGGACTGACATACCCCGACTGTTCCTGGAGAAGACGCTCGGAGCGAGCTGCCTGTTTCACCGCCATTGTCACCTTCTTCTCGTTCTGAACCAGTTTAACATGTCCATGATGTGTCCGTGCTCCTTTCTTAAATAAAGAATATGATTTCTTGATTAAACATTATGTTGTGTTCTCTGTTTTTTGATTAAagtataaagaaaacaagatatctgtgagccaatgctcactagtgatacccccacCCTgaggtaaatatataaaataagcaGTCAaaatttaacaggaagttgacatcaaatttgttaaaaattgaatcCAACCATATGCCACGCCTTAACAAAGACTGAGTAAAactttcaagcatctgcaattaaTAATTGCTGAGagatctttgacaaaaatttcaGACCAATTAAACCACATACTGACATTTGCATTGGAACAATATGCCACCTTTTTTCCAAGGCATACAAATACCAATATATACAAGCTAATCCttgaacaaattttaatgaaataaaaattttcaattcaagtTGAAATTGTGTGTCaaaaactcaaaaaaaaaaagaagacttgTATGTGTACCGATAAATGCATattaataaagatatttattgaaatattacattttttgtccTAAAAGAAGCTAAGATGAGGAGAATGAAGTCACACAGAACATTAAAGGTAAATCTGtagatatttacaaatattataaCATGACTACCTTATTTATTGagcttttttatttatattgcatcttactatttttaaataatggattattcacatggtttttttttatacattccCAGACTTACAGTGTGTAACTTTTTCCCTCTCTGGTATTTTGACATCAGCTTCTTTGGAACAGGTGCATCTCCTGGATATCTGTCCTggaaaaaacacaattttacaGATTTTACAGATGAACTGCATAAAAGTACATAAGAGAATTGATCAAGACAAGGAGACTCTCTATATCTTGACAAAGAATCGATCTTCGGGAATCACCTGCTACTGTTAGATATGTCAAACAATTACCTGCTTATTGCCTGGTCAATTTCCTAACACAGTCATAAAATGTTGCTTATAAAAATACTGAAtcacttaattttaaatgatgtaatACCTTCCTAAATTCACTGGGACTTTCTGGATCTCTCCTCTCATCTCTGTTAGCTTTGCTGTCTTGCTTTGGTCCATGCTGAAGCCTTTTCAGATCTTTATTAGGGCCACTTTTCTGCACTATATTTCTCAGTTTCTTTTTCACCTTTTCTGGTTGTTTTTTATcagttttgtttttcactgTTTCTGGTTGATTATCAACACTTTTTTCAGTCAATTCTGTTTCCTGTGTTTCacatatctttttttcttgtCTTGTTTTTGCTCTCTTTTGAAATTCAGTTTTTTTGCGATCAAACTCCTTAAAAAACTTCTTTCGCCATGGTTTTTGAGCTTTTTTTGAGGGTTTTGCGCTTTCTTTCGACTTAGTCCCAGTACTTTCATCCTTCTCTTTATTTTCAGAGCTCTCCATTCTGATTCATATGctgaaatttaaattcatattaatcTTCACCTGCTCGTCAaacattttttacaaaacattccATTAATCAGAATTGATCATTCCTTCTgctttttttaacttaataacaaatattttagttAGTTTTTTACTGAAAAGACATTAGCTTTACACAAATCTTTCAACAAATAGAGCAAACAAAAGTTCTGACATAAAAtgtcatattaaacaaaataatcaaatcaaGGCTGACTAATCTCAAATCTAGATCACATTAATTAGAAATCACAAAAAAacatctttaataaattttgtgatacctacagatttttttcaattaaaagtttgTTCAAGCCAAAATATAACTTGTGATGGGGGTATAGGGTCAGTGTTCCAAAATATCCATCACAGAAAATTCACTATACTTTGTCCAAAGTGTCTGCTTCTACCGCTTTTTGCATACTACTTTGATCattataaatacctttgtgcccTAACTACGTTCAttcagtaaaacaaaaaaattcggattttttaaattttgaaacgcCTCCTCTAAAGCCTTGGGTTTttatacacatccaaaaataaaaagtctaaggggattttgcattgcaaacaaCATGGACAGTACAGGGACGATAactaaaaacaagaggccaattggccttaacggtcacctgagtagcatataacccatacacaaacttgttgaggattctcatatatgcatttaattaattaggtttcattctggagtagaaaaattataaatttgtaatgaagaccacctccctgcctgaaatctttcaaaaagaactgtgaaacctataattttggcgaaaaacttaaagatctggtctacaaaatcatgaattcagttttcctttcaggtgtgtgggagtaaagaagatatttttttaacattatatgcattaacacctatacatccattttggccctgccctagagtcaaaacccatactccaggggacatgacaattaaaatttcattagagaacttcctggtaaacataattttaagttagttttttatacagatgtgtgagaatagagaagaaaatttttaaacattatatccATTAACAcaatattgccatattgccccccccccccatgtcctgaacccctgacccaggggcaatgaattcacaatttaggtagaggagtttgtGGACaccataaccatgtattcagtattttgcccacatgtgtgggagtagagaagaagattttttgagatttaaaacatttttattttatggccAAATTGGTCCCTCCCTAGAGCCCGAACCCCTGACAaaagggtcatgaatttcataattttggtagagggcttcatggacattataaccagacatttagattttaacaaatatatatgggagtagagaagaagattttccaagatttaattcatttttactatatggccatattggccccacccta
The nucleotide sequence above comes from Magallana gigas chromosome 2, xbMagGiga1.1, whole genome shotgun sequence. Encoded proteins:
- the LOC105345410 gene encoding WD repeat-containing protein 46 isoform X2, which encodes MESSENKEKDESTGTKSKESAKPSKKAQKPWRKKFFKEFDRKKTEFQKRAKTRQEKKICETQETELTEKSVDNQPETVKKKLRNIVQKSGPNKDLKRLQHGPKQDSKANRDERRDPESPSEFRKDRYPGDAPVPKKLMSKYQRGKKLHTKGARTHHGHVKLVQNEKKVTMAVKQAARSERLLQEQSGFMIPEDGESTTNVTQSDIVQAADITTAQKHFNLELTQFGPYKAQYTRNGKHLLIAGSKGHVAALDWLTKRLLCEINVMETVRDIRWLHQETMFAVAQKQWTYIYDNQGIELHCLKQPNEALRLEFLPYHFLLASSNATGYLYWLDVSVGQKVASHNTGLGRLDVMCQNPQNAVICLGHPTGSVSMWSPNVNEPLVKMLCHGAAVRSVAVDPTGNYMATSGVDRKMKIWDIRKFEMVHSYQIGCGAGHMVFSQTGALGLGKGNIVEVYQDPCRQQLTSPYMIHKLKTTVNNLHFCPYEDVLGVGHGDGFTSLIIPGAGEANFDAMESNPYQTKKQRREAEVQMLLDKIPVEMIHLDSKMIGKVDMKSFVERVEENNKIHFKKPMSISYEPKHKMKGKGSGRKKEQRKRGVIEEGRRQTVKELVKDKLQEGAQGRKESSTAVSKSKGVLDRFKKTET
- the LOC105345410 gene encoding WD repeat-containing protein 46 isoform X1, coding for MESSENKEKDESTGTKSKESAKPSKKAQKPWRKKFFKEFDRKKTEFQKRAKTRQEKKICETQETELTEKSVDNQPETVKNKTDKKQPEKVKKKLRNIVQKSGPNKDLKRLQHGPKQDSKANRDERRDPESPSEFRKDRYPGDAPVPKKLMSKYQRGKKLHTKGARTHHGHVKLVQNEKKVTMAVKQAARSERLLQEQSGFMIPEDGESTTNVTQSDIVQAADITTAQKHFNLELTQFGPYKAQYTRNGKHLLIAGSKGHVAALDWLTKRLLCEINVMETVRDIRWLHQETMFAVAQKQWTYIYDNQGIELHCLKQPNEALRLEFLPYHFLLASSNATGYLYWLDVSVGQKVASHNTGLGRLDVMCQNPQNAVICLGHPTGSVSMWSPNVNEPLVKMLCHGAAVRSVAVDPTGNYMATSGVDRKMKIWDIRKFEMVHSYQIGCGAGHMVFSQTGALGLGKGNIVEVYQDPCRQQLTSPYMIHKLKTTVNNLHFCPYEDVLGVGHGDGFTSLIIPGAGEANFDAMESNPYQTKKQRREAEVQMLLDKIPVEMIHLDSKMIGKVDMKSFVERVEENNKIHFKKPMSISYEPKHKMKGKGSGRKKEQRKRGVIEEGRRQTVKELVKDKLQEGAQGRKESSTAVSKSKGVLDRFKKTET